In Salvelinus fontinalis isolate EN_2023a unplaced genomic scaffold, ASM2944872v1 scaffold_1816, whole genome shotgun sequence, one DNA window encodes the following:
- the LOC129850097 gene encoding polysialoglycoprotein, whose protein sequence is MIMGGVRELLLFVVTVGVVKVSCYPVGKSQKLEQVSLQRRLGELSSNDVSIVHALALLRSIGSDAKQDREEYFETNEVESQASPNHGSSTANDALSSDDATSKAATGRSDDATSEAATGPSDDATSEAATGPSDDATSEAATGPSDDATSEAATGPSDDATSEAATGPSDDATSEAATGPSDDATSEAATGPSDDATSEAATGPSDDATSEAATGPSDDATSEAATGPSDDATSEAATGPSDDATSEAATGPSDDATSEAATGPSDDATSEAATGPSDDATSEAATGPSDDATSEAATGPSDDATSEAATGPSDDATSEAATGPSDDATSEAATGPSDDATSEAATGPSDDATSEAATGPSDDATSEAATGPSDDATSEAATGPSDDATSEAATGPSDDATSEAATGPSDDATSEAATGPSDDATSEAATGPSDDATSEAATGPSDDATSEAATGPSDDATSEAATGPSDDATSEAATGPSDDATSEAATGPSDHAIEELLTSASQPPLTTNMDI, encoded by the exons ATGATCATGGGCGGAGTGAGAGAATTGCTGCTCTTTGTGGTGACTGTGGGGGTTGTGAAAG TTTCTTGTTACCCTGTTGGAAAGTCCCAGAAGCTAGAGCAAGTCTCTCTGCAGAGGAGACTTGGAG AGCTGTCATCAAATGACGTCTCCATTGTGCATGCCCTGGCCTTGCTCCGATCCATAGGGTCTGACGCTAAACAAGACAGAGAAG AGTATTTCGAGACTAATGAAGTAGAATCCCAAGCTTCTCCAAACCACGGTAGCTCTACGGCAAATGATGCCCTGtcctctgacgacgctacctcaaAAGCTGCCACCGGCcggtctgacgacgctacctctgaagctgccaccggcccgtctgacgacgctacctctgaagctgccaccggcccgtctgacgacgctacctctgaagctgccaccggcccgtctgacgacgctacctctgaagctgccaccggcccgtctgacgacgctacctctgaagctgccaccggcccgtctgacgacgctacctctgaagctgccaccggcccgtctgacgacgctacctctgaagctgccaccggcccgtctgacgacgctacctctgaagctgccaccggcccgtctgacgacgctacctctgaagctgccaccggcccgtctgacgacgctacctctgaagctgccaccggcccgtctgacgacgctacctctgaagctgccaccggcccgtctgacgacgctacctctgaagctgccaccggcccgtcggacgacgctacctctgaagctgccaccggcccgtcggacgacgctacctctgaagctgccacaggcccgtcggacgacgctacctctgaagctgccaccggcccgtcggacgacgctacctctgaagctgccaccggcccgtcggacgacgctacctctgaagctgccaccggcccgtcggacgacgctacctctgaagctgccaccggcccgtcggacgacgctacctctgaagctgccaccggcccgtcggacgacgctacctctgaagctgccaccggcccgtcggacgacgctacctctgaagctgccaccggcccgtcggacgacgctacctctgaagctgccaccggcccgtcggacgacgctacctctgaagctgccaccggcccgtcggacgacgctacctctgaagctgccaccggcccgtcggacgacgctacctctgaagctgccaccggcccgtcggacgacgctacctctgaagctgccaccggcccgtcggacgacgctacctctgaagctgccaccggcccgtcggacgacgctacctctgaagctgccaccggcccgtcggacgacgctacctctgaagctgccaccggcccgtcggacgacgctacctctgaagctgccaccggcccgtcggacgacgctacctctgaagctgccaccggcccgtcggacgacgctacctctgaagctgccaccggcccgtctgaccaTGCCATTGAGGAACTGTTGACTTCTGCATCTCAGCCCCCGTTGACCACAAA